Within the Meriones unguiculatus strain TT.TT164.6M chromosome 2, Bangor_MerUng_6.1, whole genome shotgun sequence genome, the region gctccaccctcagagggagttgatcaaagagcctgccactgagttcatgtcagagacagtccctgttcccattactatggaaccctcttggacactgagctgccatgggctacatctgtgcaggggttaaaTGGATCTAACAAGGACAACAGAGaagcacacatgtgtgtgaaaaTACCATAATGAGACCCAGTACTTTGTATACTaacctaaaaaataaatttaaaaaacaaaaagtttaaaagaaattattattaaGTTGTCTAAGAATTCTAAGAGGTTACAGAACAACACCTGCTGAGCCTTATGGGGGGATTGAGTTAACAATGGTAAAATAAAACTTGATGAGAAGTCCTGCACAGAGTGCTGAGAGGAAAGCAGTGTTTCTTTGGGTCCAGCAGGGATGGGAgctgtgcctttaatcctaaatTGGGAGCAGAGTCTGAAGGATCAAAGTGAGAGGCTGCCGTGGATTATGTAATAaccatgcctcaaaaaaaaaaaaaaaatcaaacgaaaaagaacaaaacaccaTAAAAATAGTAGCATGTGAATCCTCGGCAAAGCTAATCTGTACTCAGTGATGACTGACATCTGCTGGTTGAGTGAACGCCACAGCCAGTGTAGTTTGTCACCCACTCAGCCTTTCACTCTCACCCATATTTTCTCACAAAGGTAAGTTTTAGGTGGTGTGGAagctaggaaaggagagcaggaaaCATAGAACAAGATGACCTTTCAACGATGGGTAGTCACAACTGACAGGACTTTTTGTACCATGCCTCCTTCCTATTGGGATCATGAAAGTAAGGTCTAGAAATACCTATGAGCTAGCCTGGGCTCACTCTAATCTTGCTTTTGCCAACTCCAGCCTAGACTCCCCCTCCCACTAACCACAGAACTCCCACCCAGGACATGGGGCTTCCTGCCTGGCATTTCTTTAAGGAATGCTGTTTCACTAAGCACATTGTGTGACTAGAACATGGAAAAGAGAAACCAGGAGCCAGAGAGGGGGCTCAGCAACTGTGAGCACTAACTGCTCTCAGCAAGCACCCAAGGTCAGGAGCAAGGACCCAAGGTCAGCTGCCAGCACCCAGGCTTCGTGCctcagaactgcctgtaactctagctctgtGTGGTGTGACagcttcttctggcctttgaaggcacatggacacatacacacacacacacatataccataaAGAGAAGCTAACACTCCTGGAGAAAACACTGAACACAGAAAGAATACAAGAGTTTCACAATCAATGTTATATCGAGAGCCATGAAACAGGGAAGGGTAGGGTGGTGAGAACTGAAGAAAATACTAGTATTTTTGCAGCTATGAGTTTGTCACATTCCTTAACCTGAAGTTGACTTTGAGGgtttttattattaaagtttTCAAACGCTACGTTATATACATTGTTTGATAGAGTGGAAAGGGCAAGATAGAAGCTCAGATCCATTCTAACAGAGCTGCCAGAAGGGAAGCCATTGTCCTCAAGAAGATACTGACTGGGTCTGTGATGCTGTGGGTTTCTTTTTCACatgaaatattttccagaaaGCTTTCTGGAAACGTCTGTGACATAAGGGGTACAAAAAGGGATTAATGAAAGAATTGAACCACTGCAGCCAAAAGGCAATGTTGTACCAAACTGATTTGGGGCGCTTTCCCCTGGGGTAAGTTGAAAGAACGATTGTGAAGAGAGAGTATGGAGCCCAGCAGATGGCGAAGGCACTTAGGAGGATGGCCAGTGACCTGGCTAACTTCCTGCCTCTGAGAAGCTCCAGGCTCTCCCTTTGGTGAAGCGCTAAGGCTTCTGACCGGAAGAGGGAGCCTACTTTGAAGGCCATGATGCTGCTATGCGTGTGACTCCTTAAGGACACCATGAGACGGCTTGTTCTTGGGGGACCTCCTGTATGAAGGGACGCAGCTGATTCCCTCAGCGCAGGAAGAGAGGTCCTGGAAGTCAGCCCAGCTCTGGCTAAGTGTCCAGAGTCACcgggagaggcagaggaggggccGACATGGCTGGGACACCTGTTGAGATTCCCGCGCTTCCACAGGCTCCAGTAAATCTGCACGTTGAAATAGGCCACTGAGATGACAGGGGCCAGGAATTCCAAGAAGGAGGTAATGGCAAGGATGTACCACTTTGTAACAAAGCCAGGCTCGCATTCTGTTGTGTTCTTCCAAGAGGCCGAAGCCAGAATCATCGGGCCATTTACCAAGAAAGCCAGGATCCAGACAGCCACCATTTGAGCAACAATCTTCCCAATGCCTGTGTGCTGAGCCCTGTAAGATACCTGTAAGAAACCAGATAAATTAGTTTTGACTTAATGAAAACTTGCAGAGTTCATAGAGCATACCCCCGGGAATTCAGAAGTTCCAGGGCTGTGCAAGAGCCATGTTTACTAACGTGATACTGTGCCATGTGCCCAGACAGAGAGGGCAATGGCCACTGAACCTCAGCTAAGATGGATACTTTGTCAGCAGTTgtcaagaggaaacagaaaacctCAAGGTGAAGCTTTGAACACCATAGCAAGGCCAAGGACACTATCTAAAGTAAGAAAGCAGGtttccataccctgctgggtggagtctttcagaggccctctgtgataggctcctgtcctgttccctgtttcctccctcttccgatgtccatcctgtttgcctttctgaatgaggattgagcatcttatccagggtcctccttcttgcttagcttccttaggtatacagattttagtatgtttatcctatattatatgtctattatccacttataagtgagcacatatcatgtatgtctttctgcttctgggatacctcactcaagatgctcttttctagatcctaccatttgcctgcatatttcatgatttctttgtttttaattgctgagtagtatcccattgtgtaaatgtaccagaatttctgtatccattcctcaactgagggacatctgggctgtttccagcttatggctattataaataaagctgctatgaacatggttgaaatgtccttgttgtatacttgagcatcttttggatatatgcctaggagtggtatagctagatcttgaggcaGAAGcttatactgagactcatagccaaactttgggcagagtgcaaggaatcttatgaaagaagggggagatagtaagacttggagaaacaggagctccacaaggggagcaacataaccaaaaatatctgggcgcagaggtcttttctgagactgctactccaaacaaggaccatgcatggagataacttagaaccccagcacagaagtagccaaaggcagctcagtatccaagagggctCCCCagtaataggaccagggaccatctctgacatgaactcatgggctggctcctggatcacctccacctgagggtcAAGTAGCCTTAttggtccacagaggaagacaaagaagccagtcctgaagagacctgatagactatggtcagatggaaggggaggaagacttcccctatcattggactgggggaggggcatagaagaagagggagagagggtaggattgggaagggtgggggagggagctacagctgggatacaaagtgaataaattgtaattaagaaaagaaaggaaaggaaaagaaaagaaaagaaaagaaaagaaaagagaaaaggaaaggaaaggaaaggaaagaaaagaaaagaaaagaaaagaaaagaaaagaaaagaaaagaaaagaaaagaaaagaaaagaaaagaaaagaaaagaaaagaaaagaaaagaaagcaggtcTCTTTCAAAGCCTGGTGTGGCAGCATGAATCCTAACACACAGCAgtggggacaggaggatccctgggcgTCCTAGCCAGTCATTCTAGCCCAACTGGTGAACTCCAGCCAAAGAAAGGCGTGTCAAAGGAGGTGAACGGCACTTACAAGAACGACACCTGAGAttgtcttctaacctccacacaGACTTGCATGCACACTCGCATATACGTGGCGACTGCTCACACATGAACgcacgcatacacatacatgagAAAAGGCGATGGGAATGACACTTGCAGCCACCACATGCATCCCTACACGTGTGCACAcgcagaaagaaacaaacaagcaacgagagagaaggagggaactTTTCCTGACCCTAATCTGAACGGTTACTAGGACTGAGAACGCGCACGGCAGTTCTCAGGCTGTGGCCTAGAACATGGCAGGCGTTCTCTCCAATGACGCATCACGCAGAGCGGACATATCGCGGACGTATCTCTGGATGATGTCCCATCACTGAAAGCGATGTGTCCTTGGGAGTTAATATGGAGAAACGTGTAGAGAGAAACATGCACCATGTTACAAGGCAAACCCATTCTGCAAGACAGGCACAGCTGTGAACACTTTAAGGGTCATGGCTGATCTGATTCCGACGCTCAGGAAGAATATACTCAGCAGTTCACACAGGGACCCCACCGTGAGGCCAACAGCAGAAGGAGCACTTGCACCACTCCCGAGAGACTGCACACAAACCGAAAGGCCGTGTTGGAGTGATGCTATGTGTTTCTGAACACTCCCACACACTTCTGTCTATAAATGTTTCCATCATAGCCAAAACTATGGAGGTAGGCCATGCTGAGAGACGTGACCATGTCATGTGTCGCGTcgagtgtcagtgtgtgtgtgtgtgtgtgtgagagagagagagagagtgtgtgtgtgagtgtgtgtgtgtgtgtgtgtgtgtgtgtgtgtgtgtgtgtgtggtttttctaAGGGTTAGGTTTTGTATGAAGTTAGGTTTTGTATGTGAGTGAGTGTTACCCTCTGTGATCATTGTGTTAAACTGAAATCTTGAAGACTGTCTTTGAGAATCTGAAGGCATGTAAAGACCAATAGCTCTGCATCGGGAATAAAGATCTCAACCAAGATATCAAGTCCAGGGCCCTGGCCATTCCAGcacagtgctctaccactgagctgcatcctggcccttcttttttaagacaaaaataattATGTAGCTCAGCTTGATCTTGAGTTCATTGCACAGCCCAGACTGCCCTTAAACTTGAGGTCCTCCTGCTTCCGTCTACTGGTCGTAAGTGCCTGTCACAGAACCAAGAAGAGTtttttggtttggcttggcttggcttggttTTATAGTTTTTGTTATATAGTACACGGGTGTTCGCCTGCACGTATGTGTAGCACATGTGTGTATGGTGCTCCTGCAGGTCAGAGATCTGACTctgatggggggggggcagagttACAGCACAGATGGTTGTAGGCCACAGAGCGGATGCTGTGAACCAGACCAGTGTCCTCTGAGAGAGCAACAAGTACAAAAAGAGCCCTGCATCTGCCTTTACCCTGTGGGGCATCAACCTCTCTGAAACTCTGTGAGAACTGCACGCTTCTTCCAACTTAAATGTTCCAGGTTTCCACCCCACCCTCGCTTACAAGAAAAGAGATGCAAACAACctcctctcattctctcttctctgtgaGTTTCAAAATCTCACTGTAGCATGTTTTCATATTTTCAATGAGAAGCAGGGTGGCCCTTTGACTTACTGCACATGCGTGCCAATGGCTGTCAGTAAGAGGAGAGtggttaataatttttaaagattttttttaactgtaaagaaatgtggccacctcccacccctccccctccacacacacacacacacacacacacacacacacacacacacacagcaaactgCTGGCACTTCTGAGAATAAACTCAGGAGTAACCTGGCCCATGATACTGACCACAGCTTCACACACAACCCACTCTTCTACCTTCTACTTCTCATGACACTAATTAATACATGCTTGCACTAAGTCTAACAGTTATGAAGATGGGAACAATACCCAGATGGTCATAAGCCTgcatttagtttttttaattgctctgttcAGCCTGTGTAGCGATATAAAGCAATCTGTTGTAGATGTCCTCTCTCTTTCATTATGCATAAGGTCAGTTGAAATAATGAACATCTGAGGGACCTGAAAAGAGGATGCAGAGCTCATCATCCCTTCATCTCTCGGGAGTGTTCTTGACAGAGGACAGGTCCAGCATCGCTGGAATCCAGACCCAGCTGATTGGAGTGGCCCCTCTGAAAGCAATCTCACCCTTTCCAAAACATGTACATTATTCAGGATACCAGACCCTGCCCTGTCTCCTTCCCTACTGCAGTAAAGGAGCCAAACATTCTGTCAGTCATGGTCCGTCTGGGAGACAGGGAGACCCACTGGAACTTTCTGGTATTAGTAATGAGATGAGTTCCTGTGTTCAACTGAACTGAGTCCCCAAATGAGTTGCACTGCATCTTATCCACAAGCAGCTGTGCATGTGACCTTATTTGGAAGTACGTTTGACAGATGTAATTAAGTTAAGATGACATCATATTGGACTTGGAGTCACCTTAATCCAGTCATGACTGGTGTCCTtataagaagaggagaaaaaaagatgcAAGTTCCCTCCtgacttctgcctgtggacaACTAGCTGTTGAGGTACCTGTGGCCTCTGTGTGGCCTGCCACCACTCACTCATCCTCATGTGGAGATTTATGCCAAGTGTACAGCCTTCACACTCAGCCACACGATGATGGAAGTGTCTCCACGCCATGGATAGCCCACatccaaagaaaagagaaaggcagaaggtCTTCCCAGAGCCTTCAGAGAAAGGGCAGCCCCGGGGAAGCTGCTTGGATGTCAAACTTGTAGCTTCCAGGGCAGAGAGAGTAATTCCTGCTGTGTTTAGCCTCACAGGCCACAGCCAAGGTTCTCTCTTCATCTGAAGATGAAGGGAGACTCGGCCATCCCTAGGCCTATCCTGGGCTCACTTTAATCCCTGCTCCCTCCACTTGTTATCCATCTCCACTGAGTACCTTCTTCATCCACTGTAGGTCCAACCACACAGAACCTGGCCCTTCCAGAAGACAGCTCTGGACAGCCATCTGTGTTGACATTTCACTTTCAAAATTATGGCCAGACTTCTACTTCCCAGGCCAAGGTTTCTGTCACCATCTCATCTGTTTACAGCTACAAGCAAAACTGAGTCTCCCAAGAACCCTGCCTCAGAGTGCTCAAGGCTCTGGGTTTTATCCAAAAAAAGTAGGAGTGCCTTCTTCACTGCCCTGCCATTTGTTCTTCACACTCTTTTATATGTAGGGTCAGCCCTGCATGCAACTCTGTGCTCCCAGGAATGGAGGTTCAGCCACCTATGTCTTAGCAAATTGGCAGCCTTCACTGTCAGAGAATTTCTAGTAACAAAACTAGAGTGAACactcacagactcacacacacacatacttcctTCTGGTGTTTTGGTCATCTTTTGTAAGCTCATTTTCTAAATAGATAATCTGCTCTCCCTTTCTTTGTCCACCAACTTGAGAACAGGCTCAAGATCTTGAACAACCAATGGAGAAAGTCCTAGGAACCTCCAGAAAAGGTTTAAGGTGGAGGAGActgcaaagatggctcagagtGAAGAGCTCCTGTGCCTTAGAGAGGACCCAGGATCAGCTCCTAGAATCCACCTTAGGCttctcacagccacctgtaactccagctccaggggatctgaagccctctgctggcctcctcaggcaagAACACTCACGGGCACATGCCGCACAGATAcagatacataattaaaaataaaaaagttatttttatattctggattttagccctctattgaatgtagggttggtgaagatctttcctagtctgtaggctgccatttttttttctgttgacagtgtcttttgctttacagaaggtaataataataaatgatgtctcatttattattgttgatcttagagcctgagctgttggtgttttgttcaggaagttgtctcccgtgccagTGACTTCTAGgcttttcctcactttctcttctaataaatttagtgtACCCAGTTTTATGCTGAggatatttgatccacttggccttgagttttatgcaggttgataaatatggacctatttgcatgcagacatctagttagaccagcaccatttgttgaagatgccttcttttttcc harbors:
- the Hrh4 gene encoding histamine H4 receptor, which codes for MTLDANSTGSLPLAAQVPLAFLMSLFAFAIMLGNAVVILAFVVDRNLRHRSNYFFLNLAISDFFVGMIAIPLYIPQTLFNWSFGSAVCTFWLVTDYLLCTASAYNIVLISYDRYQSVSNAVSYRAQHTGIGKIVAQMVAVWILAFLVNGPMILASASWKNTTECEPGFVTKWYILAITSFLEFLAPVISVAYFNVQIYWSLWKRGNLNRCPSHVGPSSASPGDSGHLARAGLTSRTSLPALRESAASLHTGGPPRTSRLMVSLRSHTHSSIMAFKVGSLFRSEALALHQRESLELLRGRKLARSLAILLSAFAICWAPYSLFTIVLSTYPRGKRPKSVWYNIAFWLQWFNSFINPFLYPLCHRRFQKAFWKIFHVKKKPTASQTQSVSS